Proteins encoded together in one Acidimicrobiales bacterium window:
- a CDS encoding 16S rRNA (uracil(1498)-N(3))-methyltransferase, which translates to MTGALPDGQGGPHAYVEDLDEPALADEDRHHLARVLRLRDGDSLTVGDGLGRWRPARFGSDLRIDGEVVEVPAASRTVAVGFALIKGGRPELVVQKLTELGVDRILPLAAERSVVRWDEAKVASQYERMVRVAREAGMQSRRARLPEVAPVAPVESLLDAAMADPGGEVLDADVDVLLVGPEGGWTPEELRGRR; encoded by the coding sequence CGAAGACCTCGATGAGCCAGCCCTCGCCGACGAGGACCGCCACCACCTAGCCCGGGTGCTTCGCCTCCGCGACGGTGACTCGCTGACCGTCGGAGACGGACTGGGCCGCTGGCGCCCGGCCCGCTTCGGTTCCGACCTCCGGATCGACGGCGAGGTGGTTGAGGTCCCGGCGGCCTCGCGGACGGTGGCCGTAGGCTTCGCCCTAATCAAGGGGGGACGACCGGAGTTAGTGGTCCAGAAGCTGACCGAGCTGGGCGTGGATCGCATCCTTCCGCTGGCTGCGGAACGTTCCGTGGTGCGATGGGACGAGGCCAAAGTTGCCTCACAGTACGAGCGGATGGTTCGGGTTGCCCGGGAAGCCGGTATGCAGTCACGACGGGCGAGGCTGCCCGAGGTCGCCCCGGTGGCCCCGGTGGAGTCCCTGTTGGATGCTGCGATGGCTGATCCGGGCGGGGAAGTGCTAGACGCCGACGTGGACGTGCTTCTGGTGGGCCCGGAAGGTGGTTGGACGCCCGAAGAGCTTCGAGGAAGGCGAC